AGCAGCACATTATCAATATTAGGTACACCATTTTGTCTACCTAATTACCCCCCTTTTTGTCACCCCACCACATCATAAAAGAAGAGTCAAGAGACTTAAGATTGCAGATTGATTAATTCTGATCAACAGACAGATGGATACATTTTAAACATTAAAAAAATATGAGACTTCTTTTATTATCGCTACTAATTTCAGTATGCACAGGAACTTGATCCGTATGAGATGACTATTGAAGAGTTGATGCAGATTGAAATATATTCTGTTACAAAAAAAGCAGAATCACTTTTCGATACGCCTTTATCCAGCTCTACACTCACCGCGGATGAAATAATTAATTCGGGAGCAACCAGCATTCCCGAAGCTCTCAGGCTGATCCCTGGATTAATTGTAAGAGAGCAGGCCAACGGCACGTATGATGTACACCTGAGAGGATTTGACAACCTGACAAGGTACAGCAGGGGGGCAGATGCTGCAAATTACATCACACTTATCATGATAGACGACCGGCCGATTTTCAATAATAATCAGGGCGGAGTGTATTGGGAGACTATCCCTATAAGCCTGATCGATATTGATAGAATCGAGGTTATACGAGGGCCTGCTGCACCTTTATACGGACCAAATGCAGTGGCTGGTGTAATCAATATCATTACAAAAGAATTAAAAAAAGACGGGCTTACGCTAAATGCCGATGTCAGGGCAGGTATGCCCAATACCCACATAGGCGGCATAGGAGCCGGGTATAAATTTAATGATAAAATCAGCACATATGTATCGGGAAATTATGAAGTTCGAGACAGACATGATGATTTGTACTTTGAATATGCTTCAGACTCCTACAAGCCTATTAACGAATTGATTTCAGTTGATGGATTGCAACAATCCGTGCCTCAAGAATTTATCACTGATTATAAAAGATCTGTCGACAAAAAAGGAGCCAATCTTTTCCTGGACTATCATCCTGTTGATGACCTAAATATTGAGCTACAGGCCGGGCTGCAAAAGTCTCAGGTTCAAAAAGTATACATTACCAATGACTGGTCTCCGCTTTCCACTTCTGAGAATGAAACAAAGTATATAAACCTCAGTACAACCAAAGGTAATCTTAAAGGGAGAGTGTCCTATGTAAATGGAATGGACCATTTCAACAAAGGCATGCAATTCCCTCTGCTTAAATATGACCATGAAACCCTAAACGCGTCCGTTGAATATGACTGGAGCCTGACAGATGACTTGTCCGTAAGGCCGGGTGCTTTTTATCAGTCAGCCACCTACAGCGATAAAGATTATGTGTCACCTCAATCCGGGATCATAGGCATTCTAAATGCAAAACGAACAATAACAAATTCAGCCCTTTCACTAACCGCTGATTATAACCTGACTGAATCTTTAAGACTGGTCGGTGGAGTTCGCCTTGATGAATTTTCATCGCCCAATGACATTTACATGTCCTATCAAATATCAGGCACATACCACCTCAATAAAAACAATATTGTGAGAGCTGTATATTCAAAATCCAGCAGCGGCTCTTTTATAGGCTCTAACTATGCAAATATATATGCAGAAGTGCCGATTCCCGGAATACAGGGAGCAGAAGCATTGATCAGCTATTCCGGCAATAAAGACCTGAAGTTATTTCAAATAAATATGCTGGAACTTGGCTTCCGTTCAAAAATCAAGAGTAACCTGGAGCTTGATATTGAAATTTTCAGACAAATCGGGAAAGACATGTATTTCCTTCTTCAGGACAGGGCGCCGGAACCTTACATAGCAGAAATATCTCAGTATTTTTACTTTGAGAATATAGATACAAAGGCTATTCAAAATGGCATCACACTATCCGCTAATTATGTTGCCAGTAGCAAGCTCCATATCAAGCCATTTGTTACCTGGCAAAATACAGAAGTAGAGAATACTCCTACGGGGTTCAACACTGAAGCGGTGGACCCGGTCAACAACATTAACACTACCGTAACAGTTACCAATGACCAAACACCATCCCTGTTTGGAGGTATATATATTAATTACAAGCCTGTTAAGCAACTTAACGTTAACCTCAATCCTTATTATATGAGCAGCCAGCATCAGTACAGTTTTTACAGCCAGATAAACCCTGCCACCAGGTCAGGGGAAATAGACAGTAAACTTATCCTGAATGCAAAAGTCTCGTACGATGTTACAAAAAACATTAATGTATATGTGAACGCCAGAAATGCATTTAACGACCAAAGCCGTGAGTTTATGGGAGCTGATGGAAATGGTACTGTCCTGTTGGGTGGGTTGAGAGTATCCTTATAGTGAATGGCCTATAAATAATAGTTTTACAATACAACATGATACAGAAGGGGACCAAAAATCTTCTTCTGTATCTGATTTATCAGCCTGCCCAGCCTTCCCGGTCCAGGCTTCTGTATTGAATGGCTTCGGCCAGATGTTCAATTTTAATTTCGTCAGAACCTGCCAGGTCTGCAATAGTTCTGGATACTTTTAATATCCTGTCATATGCACGCGCTGAAAGGCCCAACCTTTCCATGGCAGTCTTTAGCAATGTTTTACCGGCTTCATTGATTTCGCATACATCCTTTACCATCTGCGACGGCATCATAGCGTTGGAGTGGATTGTAGCATTATCTTTAAAGCGACCGGCCTGGGTTTCCCTTGCCCGGATCACACGCTCTCTTATTTCAGTGCTACTTTCGGTCTTTCTGTTTGCTGTCATTTCATCAAACGATACAGGAGTAACTTCCACATGGAGGTCTATTCTGTCCAGTAGTGGTCCGCTCACTTTACTCAGGTATCTCTGTACTACGCCGGGAGCACACACGCATTCTTTTTCAGGATGATTGTAATACCCGCAAGGGCACGGATTCATGCTGGCTATGAGCATAAAGTTAGCCGGATAGTCCAATGATATTTTAGCCCGGGAGATGGTTACTTTCCTTTCCTCCATCGGCTGGCGCATCACCTCAAGTACTGTCCTTTTAAACTCAGGAAGTTCATCTAAAAACAATACCCCATTATGCGACAAAGATATTTCACCGGGCTGAGGATTACCTCCTCCACCCACCAAAGCCACATCGCTGATGGTATGATGGGGGGAACGATAAGGGCGTGTTGAGATCAAAGATGAATTTGAGCCCATTTTACCTGCCACCGAATGTATTTTTGTGGTTTCCAGAGCCTCGTGAAGCGATAATGGAGGCAAGATTGAAGAAAGTCTCTTGGCAAGCATCGTTTTTCCTGCTCCAGGAGGGCCAATCATGATAACATTATGCCCACCCGCAGCGGCTATTTCCAAAGCTCTTTTTATATTTTCCTGGCCCTGGACATCTTTGAAGTCGACATCATAATTATTAAGTTCGGCCATAAAAACATCCCTGGTATCTACTTCCAGAGGCTCTATTTGCATTTTTCCCTCAAAAAACTCAACGGCTTCATTGATGTTGCTGACACCAATAACATCAATATCATTTACAATGGCTGCCTCCTGAGCATTCTCTTTTGGCAGCACCAGCCCCTTGTATTTATTTTTCCTGGCTTCTATGGCTATGGGCAACACCCCTTTTATAGGGCGCAGAGTACCATCCAATGAAAGCTCTCCCATGATCATGTATTGATCAAGTAATTCTGCGGTTATCTGACCGGAAGCCTTTAAAATGCATAGCCCGATGGGCAGGTCATAGGCACTTCCCTCCTTCCGTATGTCAGCCGGCGCGAGGTTTACCACTACCTTAATCCGCGGCATTCTAAAACCATAGTTTTTTATGGCTGACTCCACCCGGTGCTCACTTTCCTTGACAGCGCTATCGGGCAAGCCACTCATATGAAACCTGGTACCTTTCCCTACATTAACTTCAATAGTAATTACCTTGGCATCTACACCGTAAACAGCGGCCCCAAAAGTTTTTGCCAGCATTCTATAAATAAGATTTTTCTATCAATAAAATAATTATGTGTATAACTTTGATGTGAATTTCCTGGATACGATCCGCATAACCAAAGTGGGGCACTCTGATCTCAACATCGGCCAGCTCGGCCAGCTCTCCGCCACCGTTACCTGTAAGTGCTACTACTTTGGCACCTTTCTTTTTGGCTACCTTGGCAGCCTCTAATACATTTTTAGATTTTCCACTGGTACTGATAGCCAGCAAAACATCATTTTCTCCGGCAAACGCTTCCGTAAACCGGGAAAAAACCCTTTCGAAGCCATAATCATTACCAACACATGACATGTAACTCGGATCTGATATGGCAACAGCGGGAAGTGGGACCCGTTCATCCCTGAACCTCCCTGTAAGCTCCTCCGCAAAATGCATCGCATCACAATGAGAGCCTCCGTTACCACAGGAAATGGCCTTACCGCCATTTTTAAAAGCAGTAACGAAAAGTTCAACGGCAGCAGTGATTTGCTTTAAACTATTGGGGTCTGTTAAAAATTTATCAAGTACATCAGAAGCCTGAAGGAGCTCCTGCTTTATCAACTTGTAGTTATCCATGCTAAAAAGTTATTCCTGATCTTCTTTCTGTTCTTTCTGTTTCAGTTCTGCAGGAGCAGTAGAGGATTTTGTTGCCTCTTGCAAATCAAACATCTTGGCTTTTAATGAATTGATCTCGTGTTCAAGCTTCTCCCTTTCCTTTTTATGATTCCTGACTTCCATCGAAATCAAAACAATATCTATAAAAAACAGAATAAGGCCAGCTATAGCCACATAGATCATGAGGTCCATTCTTTCACGAAGCTTTAAAAGGAATTCAAAATCTTCGGACTTATAATTCACATAAATAGACACCAACAAAAGGCCGATATGGAACAGGAAATAGATAATATAAAAAATGGACCTTGGTTTTCTCATAAAACTCTTCTTTTAGACAACTGGCAATATAATATGAAGCATGAATTCATTATAATTAAAAGTAAGAAAATTTATTAAGTATTCTGCATCACATTTAATTTTTTGTATAACCCCTCACGGGCCACTAATTCATCGTGTGTACCCCTCTCTACCTCCTCTCCTGACTGTATAACAAGTATCTCGTCTGCATGTTGTATCGTGCTCAACCGATGAGCTATAACTACCGAAGTCCTGTTTTTCATAAGATTTGAGAGCGCCTCCTGCACGAGCTTTTCCGACTCAGAGTCAAGGGCAGACGTGGCCTCGTCCAGTATGAGGATCGGAGGGTTTTTCATCACTGCTCTGGCAATGCTTATCCTTTGTCTCTGTCCACCTGAAAGCTTCATCCCTCTGTCACCAATGTTTGTATCGTAGCCATTTTCCATTTCCATTATAAAACTATGGGCATTGGCAATTTTTGCAGCATTGATCACTTTTTCACGGTCAGCATTTTCAATACCAAAAGCGATGTTGTTAAATATAGTATCATTGAAGAGAATCGATTCCTGGGCCACTATTCCCATTAACCTGCGTACTGACTCCACATCATAGTCCCTGATATCAACGCCATCAATCTTAACAGCACCCTGAGTGGGATCATAGAACCTGGGGATAAGGTCTGCCAGCGTGGACTTACCGCCACCGGATGGGCCCACCAATGCTATGGTTTTGCCCTTTTTAACAGTGAAGGAAATATCTTTCAGCACTGTCTCTTTATCGTAGGCAAAACTTACCTGATCAAACACTACCTCCTCCTTAAAATCACTGATCTCGATGGCATCTGGTTTATTGACAATGGCGGGGGTAGAGTCTATTACTTTAAATATCCGCTCGCCGGAGGCTATACCTTTATGAAGCCCGGATATACCTGCAGCAAATGCCTTGCCCGGAGAAATTATTTGTGAGAAAATGGCCAGATAAGCGATAAACTGTGGCCCATCCAGACTTCCGTCAGCCGAAAGCACCAGGGACCCTCCGTAGTAAATAATTATACAAACAATAGCTACCCCCAAAAACTCGGAAACGGGAGACCCCAACTCTCTTTTGTAAGAATATGACAAGTTTACTCTCCTGTAATAATCTGTTTCCCTGTCAATTTTGTCAGTCACATACTTGCGAGCATTAAAAGCCTTCACAATACGCATACCTCCCAAAGTCTCATCAAGTATATTTACTATCCTCCCAAGGGATTCCTGGCTTTGCACTGCTCTCTTTTTCAGACGCCTCACAATTTCTGCAAGTGCACCACCAGTAATCGGCAGCACAAGAATAGTAAATATTGTAAGCTTTGCAGAAATGGTAAAAAGGAAAATGAAATATATAATAATAGTAACCGGCTCTCTAAAAAGGGCCTTGGGGCTACTTAGAATAGAAGCTTCGACCTCCTGAACATCATTCGTGATCCGCGACATCAAATCACCTTTCCGCTCATTGGTAAAATACCCCAGGTGCATGGACGAAACACGGTTATAGATATCCATCCTAAGATATTTAACCACATCAAGCCTTATTTTAGTTACAATTATCGTGGCCAGATACCTGAAAATATTTGTAATAAAAACAGAGACAATAACTATAATACAAACAAACAAGAGAGCCTCCTGCTTGCCATGTTGCTCGATGATATTACCAAAGGTGTAGTAAAAGTAATCGACAATATAATCAGTGCTAAGCTCAAACGATCCCGGGTCCACCACCTCCTTGGCACTCTCTGTTTCAAACAGTACACTCAGCAAGGGGATAAGCAGCGTAAAATTGATCGCACTAAAAATAACCGCTAATAAAATATAGGCCGCATACTGTGGTAAGAATGCCGCCAGGTTACGCCCGTATTTAAATACTCTAAAAAATGTTTTCATCACTTATTTCCATTCCGAAGATCCATCATCACATCCAAGATCCTGCTCCAAAATCATCAGTTTAGCCTGTTTTCCAAGTTTATATTCTAAAGACGCTGCAATTTAGGCCTTTACTCCTAAAACTCGTTTAAACGCTGTGGAATATTCCATCTCAGAGCTACTGATGTGTAGTTGGTTTTTTGATTCAGCGAAGGCACATCACTATCCAGTTTTCTAAAAATGTGCTTAACGTCAATGAAAAAATTATGTTTCCATTGGTAAGAAGCTGTGAGATCAGCAAAAAGCAGATCATTACCAATGCCCTGTCCGATCTCATTACCATAATCCATTTCCCGCGTTGTATTACTTTTAAGAATGTTGCCGCCATAATTCACTCCTGTGCTATCCGTTCCGTAGCTGGCAAAGATCAACTTGCCTGACAGGCTTAACCTCCCCGTTGGCTGATAGCGTGCCAGGGCAACAATCTCCGTAAAATTTGCCCCCAACGGATGTGCCAGGGGCTGCCTGTAGTGAGAATAGCTATTATAAACATCTCCATGAGAGTAAGTATACGGCCTTGAAAGATTCCCTTCAAGTTGAAGATCGAGGTTATCGATACCGAAGGCATCAATATACTCGCCTCCCAGCTGCACCGAATATTTATTGGCCCACCAGCCATCTCCTTCCCTGATGTTTTCGAGCAGGAACTCGTCAAGCACAAGCTGACCATAAAAAGATATTTTCCTGGCCGCAAGCCATTTAAAATCCATACCCAGCAATACATTATCAGAACTTCCATTTTGCTGCTCTACAGCCCGGTAAAAAATAATTGGGTTCAGGTATTTTAACTCAATGTGCCCGTCACTAAGAGAATCTGCATTGCTATAGATCACAGACTCAAACACACCTACGTTCAGTTTCTTTCCAATATTTATACCCAGGTGGTGCAAAGCCATATATTTCTTCGGGTAGCCTCCACTGCCAATAAGGGTATTACCTGAAGTGAAAATATCAGCTGTCATTTCTGTAAACAGGTTGGTATAGTTGATCTTCCATACCTGGGTTTGCATTTTCAGGAAAAGGAATGCCGGAGCAAAATCAGAAAGTATCATCGACCTGTATCCATTGCCAACCTTAAACTGATCATGCCCGAACTGCAGGTTTACATGTTTGGTAGCTGCAAAGCTGATATAACCTCGCGCTGTAAAGAAATCAACGCCATTATCTTTGAAGTCTTTCCAAAAACCTTCGTGAGGAACCACCTTATTGCCCGAAAAAATATACCTTCTGGTGTATTGAGGGAAAATCACCTGGTTTTCACCTATAAATGAGTAAAACCCTAGCTTACGGTCTATCATTCCTCTCACCTCAACACCACGGGTATTTATAAAGGTCTTCACATTATTTGCTGTCTCCCTGCCCCCTCCTAAATATAACACGGGGTTGACGTGCAGGTCAAAATCCTCGGTATTCACATGGTAAAGATCTGACTTTACTTTATAAAAGTGCTTCAAAAAAGGTTTTCGGCTTTCATTGTTCAAACTATCTGCCCATTCCCAGTTATCATTACTCAGATAGTTAATATTAAACCTGTCAGTAGCCGACCACTGTATGTCACTACGCTTAAGGCTATCGGCAAAGGCAGCAATGTGCTTCCTCTGATAAGGCTTCCAGGCACTGAAAAAACCGGGGTAGATCCTGCCGCTTTTTATTTCATACCTGTCTATCTGGTGGTAATAATCGCTATTGAGGGGAGCATTAACACTTTGGGCAAACAACATTACAGGAGCCAAAGCAAAAAAAACCGAAAGGAGATGCTTCATAAAAATATCTGTTAAGCTTCAAATGCAACCTAAAAACTTACAAGAACCTCATTACAAAAATATATTTACAGTATGTGCCAAGGTCAGTGTTTTATCCCAATTACATAAGAAATTTGAATATCCTGCAAAATAAGGAAAAATAGTGTTTATCTTTGCAGAATAAAGTTTTGAAAAGTTTTGCACTTAAAGTTTAAATGGGTAATTTTGTGCCCTCTTTGGGAAGATTGAACAGAAAAGGTACTAATAAAATGAAAAAAGACATACATCCGGAATACAGAGACGTAGTTTTCTATGACACTTCAAGTGAGCACAAGTTTATGACGAAGTCTACAATGACTACTGGCGAAACTATCAAATGGGAAGACGGCAACGAATACCCTTTGATAAAAGTTGAAGTTAGTTCTGCTTCTCACCCATTCTATACTGGCAAAAAACTATTTGTGGATACTGCTGGTAGAGTTGAGAAATTTAACAAGAAATATAAGAAGAAGTAATTCTGTTATATAACATTTAATTAAAGTCTTCAGGATAAGCTTATCTTGAAGACTTTTTTATTTTTGTGATGTGAACAATCAAAAAACAAACCCCTATCAACAGATATGGTAATTAGCAGCCTATAGAGGGCTCTTCCACTGTTTTTGGCAACATTTGGTTGTTCAATGTGACCATTGAAGGTAAACTGATATACATGAATATTATTCTCTTTGATGATCCTTTCATCAGGCAATCTCTCTTACCACTAACGTTTACCAGACCGGTAGCAGAAATCCGTGTGGGTATACTCACAATTTCTGACAAGTGGGATAAGAGACTTGAAGGTAATATTTCCTTTCATACCATAGATTACCTGAAAGAAAAATACCCTTGTCTGGCCGGCGACAATAATATCTGGATAAACGGGGCTCTTTGCCCCAGTCAGGAGCTGATTCAGGCCATTCATGCACTTACTCCTGAAACTGCCCTGATAAAAGGCGACACGATACTGGCCGCCCGTACCGGGTACGGGGAGTACGACCACCTCAAAAATCTAAAACACAAGTCATTTGCCGGTCAGGCCACACTCATAGATCAGCCATGGAAAATATTCAAAGAAAATGCAACCCAACTCAGGCTTGACTTTGACCTGATCACCCATGACAGGATATCTGAAGATATAATGGATCCGCACACCGTGGTATATGGAGAAGAAAACCTGTTTGTAGAAGAAGGAGCTACCATCAAAGCGGCGATTATTAATGCTGAAGCAGGCCCTGTATATATTGGTAAGAATACAGTAGTCCATGAAGGCGCTATTATCAGAGGCTCTTTAGCATTATGCGAAGGGGCTCAGCTGAGCATGGGAGCCAAAATGCGTGGAGATTCTACGGTCGGCCCCTATTGTAAGGTTGGCGGTGAAGTGAGCAATTCGGTTATATTCGGATATAGCAACAAAAGCCATGATGGTTTTTTAGGAAACTCCGTTATAGGCGAGTGGTGCAACCTGGGTGCTGACACCAACACCTCTAATCTGAAAAACAATTATGCTAATGTAAAGATCTGGGACTATGGAAAGAGCGGGTTCAAAAACACCGATGAAATGTTTTGCGGACTGATCATGGGTGACCATTCCAAATGTGGCATCAACACCATGTTTAATACCGGTACGGTGGTGGGTGTATCCGCCAATATATTTGGTTCCGGATTTCCCCGTAATTTTATTCCATCGTTTTCATGGGGTGGTGCCGGCGGTTTTATTACTTACAGGCTTGATAAAGCTAATGAAGTTATAGATATGGTGATGCAAAGGCGCGGAATGATATACGATAGCTCTGAGCAGGAGATTATAAAAAATATTTTCGATTTAACGGCCGAATTCAGGTACTGGGAGAAAAATTAAAAACTTATGCGATTTGCTAATATCAAAGGGCTGGAAGACGTAAAGGAGCGGTTGATCAACGCGGTGAACCACGGGCAAATAGCCCATGCCCAGTTGTTTTTAGGCAAAGCGGGTAGCCCTAACCTACCTATGGCCCTGGCATATGCCGCTTACCTTAACTGCACCAACCGGACAGAAACCGATTCATGCGGAGAATGCCCCTCCTGCTCGAAAAATACTAAATTCATTCATCCCGACATGCATTTTGTAATGCCGGTAAGTGCCACTAAAAATGTAACCGGAAAGGATGTTGTAAGTACAAGCTTTCTCAAGGAATGGAGGACTTTTCTTACAGAATCACCCTTCGGTAACCTTGATAGCTGGACAGGTCAGTTTGGAGGCGAAGACAAACAGGTAAATATATCCAAGGAGGAAAGCCGCCAGATAGTAAAAAACTTATCACTAAAAGCCTTTGAAGGTGCGTATAAGGTTATGACCATCTGGCTTCCCGAGTATATGCACCCTTCGGCCGCCAATGGCATATTGAAAATACTGGAAGAACCGCCGGAGCAAACCGTATTCCTGCTGGTTTCCAATGATGCGGAAAGGTTGCTAACCACTATCCTTTCCCGTACCCAGATAGTAACTATACCCAAACTAACTGACGAAAACCTCGCAGCCATGCTTATTGAGCAACACCATGTGGAATCGCAAAAAGCTGCAGAATTAGCTCATTTGGCTGATGGAGATCTCAACCAGGCTATTAAGCTCATCAGCAACATAGAAGACAACAGCCATCTGCTCTTTACAGAGTGGATGCGCGACTGCTTTAAGAAAGACTATACACAACTGGTCAACCGCAGCGACCAGTTTCATGGCATGAACAAAGTGGCTCAAAAAAGCCTGTTTTTGTATGCATTGAACATGTTGCGCGAATCTCTGGTTTACCAAACGGCCCCTCAGCTTAAAAGGGTCAATGGCGCAATTGACAGCTTTATAGAAAATTTCAGCAAAGTTATGGATGGTGATAAAGTCAGCCGGATTTCTTTACTGATCAATGAAGCACACTATCATTTAGAGCGGAATGCAAGCCCTAAAATGGTATTTTTAGATCTTTCATTACATATCGCCAGAATCATCAAATAATATGGAAAAAATCAGAATAGGGACGAGAGGAAGCAAGCTGGCCCTGTGGCAGGCAGACCACGTAGCCGCTTTGCTAAAGAAAGGAGGAATTGAATCTGAGATTATCACCATCGAAACAAAAGGTGATAAAATACTGGACGTTTCGATTTCCAAAATAGGTAGTAAAGGCGTGTTTACAGAAGAGATTGAAGATCAGCTTCAGTTAGGCAATATCGATATTGCCGTACACAGCGCCAAAGATATGCAGTCGGAGCTGCCAAAGGGCTTTGAACTGATTGCATTTACGGAACGTGAGGTAGTCAATGACGTGCTTGTGGGCATGGACCTCTGCCTTTCTCTTGACAAGCAAGACATTGTGGTAGGTACTTCTTCAACCCGCAGGGTGGCCTTACTGAAGCACTTCTACCCCCATGTTAAAACGGTTTCGGT
This region of Fulvivirga ulvae genomic DNA includes:
- a CDS encoding TonB-dependent receptor plug domain-containing protein, yielding MTIEELMQIEIYSVTKKAESLFDTPLSSSTLTADEIINSGATSIPEALRLIPGLIVREQANGTYDVHLRGFDNLTRYSRGADAANYITLIMIDDRPIFNNNQGGVYWETIPISLIDIDRIEVIRGPAAPLYGPNAVAGVINIITKELKKDGLTLNADVRAGMPNTHIGGIGAGYKFNDKISTYVSGNYEVRDRHDDLYFEYASDSYKPINELISVDGLQQSVPQEFITDYKRSVDKKGANLFLDYHPVDDLNIELQAGLQKSQVQKVYITNDWSPLSTSENETKYINLSTTKGNLKGRVSYVNGMDHFNKGMQFPLLKYDHETLNASVEYDWSLTDDLSVRPGAFYQSATYSDKDYVSPQSGIIGILNAKRTITNSALSLTADYNLTESLRLVGGVRLDEFSSPNDIYMSYQISGTYHLNKNNIVRAVYSKSSSGSFIGSNYANIYAEVPIPGIQGAEALISYSGNKDLKLFQINMLELGFRSKIKSNLELDIEIFRQIGKDMYFLLQDRAPEPYIAEISQYFYFENIDTKAIQNGITLSANYVASSKLHIKPFVTWQNTEVENTPTGFNTEAVDPVNNINTTVTVTNDQTPSLFGGIYINYKPVKQLNVNLNPYYMSSQHQYSFYSQINPATRSGEIDSKLILNAKVSYDVTKNINVYVNARNAFNDQSREFMGADGNGTVLLGGLRVSL
- a CDS encoding YifB family Mg chelatase-like AAA ATPase — translated: MLAKTFGAAVYGVDAKVITIEVNVGKGTRFHMSGLPDSAVKESEHRVESAIKNYGFRMPRIKVVVNLAPADIRKEGSAYDLPIGLCILKASGQITAELLDQYMIMGELSLDGTLRPIKGVLPIAIEARKNKYKGLVLPKENAQEAAIVNDIDVIGVSNINEAVEFFEGKMQIEPLEVDTRDVFMAELNNYDVDFKDVQGQENIKRALEIAAAGGHNVIMIGPPGAGKTMLAKRLSSILPPLSLHEALETTKIHSVAGKMGSNSSLISTRPYRSPHHTISDVALVGGGGNPQPGEISLSHNGVLFLDELPEFKRTVLEVMRQPMEERKVTISRAKISLDYPANFMLIASMNPCPCGYYNHPEKECVCAPGVVQRYLSKVSGPLLDRIDLHVEVTPVSFDEMTANRKTESSTEIRERVIRARETQAGRFKDNATIHSNAMMPSQMVKDVCEINEAGKTLLKTAMERLGLSARAYDRILKVSRTIADLAGSDEIKIEHLAEAIQYRSLDREGWAG
- the lpcA gene encoding D-sedoheptulose 7-phosphate isomerase, with protein sequence MDNYKLIKQELLQASDVLDKFLTDPNSLKQITAAVELFVTAFKNGGKAISCGNGGSHCDAMHFAEELTGRFRDERVPLPAVAISDPSYMSCVGNDYGFERVFSRFTEAFAGENDVLLAISTSGKSKNVLEAAKVAKKKGAKVVALTGNGGGELAELADVEIRVPHFGYADRIQEIHIKVIHIIILLIEKSYL
- a CDS encoding ABC transporter ATP-binding protein translates to MKTFFRVFKYGRNLAAFLPQYAAYILLAVIFSAINFTLLIPLLSVLFETESAKEVVDPGSFELSTDYIVDYFYYTFGNIIEQHGKQEALLFVCIIVIVSVFITNIFRYLATIIVTKIRLDVVKYLRMDIYNRVSSMHLGYFTNERKGDLMSRITNDVQEVEASILSSPKALFREPVTIIIYFIFLFTISAKLTIFTILVLPITGGALAEIVRRLKKRAVQSQESLGRIVNILDETLGGMRIVKAFNARKYVTDKIDRETDYYRRVNLSYSYKRELGSPVSEFLGVAIVCIIIYYGGSLVLSADGSLDGPQFIAYLAIFSQIISPGKAFAAGISGLHKGIASGERIFKVIDSTPAIVNKPDAIEISDFKEEVVFDQVSFAYDKETVLKDISFTVKKGKTIALVGPSGGGKSTLADLIPRFYDPTQGAVKIDGVDIRDYDVESVRRLMGIVAQESILFNDTIFNNIAFGIENADREKVINAAKIANAHSFIMEMENGYDTNIGDRGMKLSGGQRQRISIARAVMKNPPILILDEATSALDSESEKLVQEALSNLMKNRTSVVIAHRLSTIQHADEILVIQSGEEVERGTHDELVAREGLYKKLNVMQNT
- a CDS encoding type B 50S ribosomal protein L31; this translates as MKKDIHPEYRDVVFYDTSSEHKFMTKSTMTTGETIKWEDGNEYPLIKVEVSSASHPFYTGKKLFVDTAGRVEKFNKKYKKK
- a CDS encoding GlmU family protein, whose product is MNIILFDDPFIRQSLLPLTFTRPVAEIRVGILTISDKWDKRLEGNISFHTIDYLKEKYPCLAGDNNIWINGALCPSQELIQAIHALTPETALIKGDTILAARTGYGEYDHLKNLKHKSFAGQATLIDQPWKIFKENATQLRLDFDLITHDRISEDIMDPHTVVYGEENLFVEEGATIKAAIINAEAGPVYIGKNTVVHEGAIIRGSLALCEGAQLSMGAKMRGDSTVGPYCKVGGEVSNSVIFGYSNKSHDGFLGNSVIGEWCNLGADTNTSNLKNNYANVKIWDYGKSGFKNTDEMFCGLIMGDHSKCGINTMFNTGTVVGVSANIFGSGFPRNFIPSFSWGGAGGFITYRLDKANEVIDMVMQRRGMIYDSSEQEIIKNIFDLTAEFRYWEKN
- a CDS encoding DNA polymerase III subunit; protein product: MRFANIKGLEDVKERLINAVNHGQIAHAQLFLGKAGSPNLPMALAYAAYLNCTNRTETDSCGECPSCSKNTKFIHPDMHFVMPVSATKNVTGKDVVSTSFLKEWRTFLTESPFGNLDSWTGQFGGEDKQVNISKEESRQIVKNLSLKAFEGAYKVMTIWLPEYMHPSAANGILKILEEPPEQTVFLLVSNDAERLLTTILSRTQIVTIPKLTDENLAAMLIEQHHVESQKAAELAHLADGDLNQAIKLISNIEDNSHLLFTEWMRDCFKKDYTQLVNRSDQFHGMNKVAQKSLFLYALNMLRESLVYQTAPQLKRVNGAIDSFIENFSKVMDGDKVSRISLLINEAHYHLERNASPKMVFLDLSLHIARIIK